From a region of the Paenibacillus sp. FSL R10-2734 genome:
- a CDS encoding ABC transporter ATP-binding protein, with amino-acid sequence MNNSPVLQITGLSGGYSLNKPVLHDIALQVQPGEMVGLIGLNGAGKSTTMKHILGLMSPHKGDITVKGKTRAEDPIGYHNALTFVPESPLLYDEMTVREHVEFTARAYGVEQSDYETRTLHLAKLFHMEDKMDTLSTHLSKGMKQKVMIMCAFVARPALYVIDEPFLGLDPLGIRSLLDFMMDLKKSGSSILLSSHILSTIENYCDRFIVLHKGKVIAQGTLEEIAATTGLQGLTLEQLFYELVQGGK; translated from the coding sequence ATGAATAATTCTCCCGTATTGCAAATTACGGGCCTCAGTGGTGGATACAGCCTGAATAAGCCGGTGCTGCATGATATTGCGCTTCAGGTGCAGCCTGGCGAAATGGTTGGATTGATTGGTTTGAATGGAGCAGGAAAAAGTACGACGATGAAGCATATTCTAGGACTGATGTCGCCCCACAAGGGCGATATCACAGTAAAGGGCAAGACTCGTGCTGAAGATCCCATCGGATATCACAATGCTTTGACTTTTGTGCCAGAATCGCCTCTTCTGTATGATGAAATGACGGTACGTGAGCATGTTGAATTTACTGCAAGAGCGTATGGGGTAGAACAAAGTGATTATGAAACCCGCACCTTACATCTAGCCAAGCTGTTTCATATGGAAGATAAGATGGACACGTTGTCGACCCATCTATCCAAAGGGATGAAGCAGAAGGTCATGATTATGTGCGCTTTCGTAGCGCGGCCAGCGTTATATGTAATCGATGAGCCTTTTTTAGGGCTAGATCCGTTAGGTATTCGCTCGCTGCTTGATTTCATGATGGATCTGAAAAAATCAGGGTCCTCTATTCTGCTTAGCTCTCATATACTTTCTACCATTGAGAATTATTGCGACCGTTTTATTGTGCTGCATAAAGGTAAGGTGATTGCTCAGGGAACGCTGGAAGAAATAGCGGCAACCACTGGACTACAGGGGCTGACTTTGGAGCAGCTGTTCTACGAGCTGGTTCAAGGAGGGAAATAA
- a CDS encoding DEAD/DEAH box helicase: MNKASFAAIGIQEDLVARLSEFGINAPSPVQEQTIPLLLEGRDVIAASQTGTGKTLAYLLPLLQTINPEQKVVQKLVLAPTQELAMQILREAERYGEHRGIRVMGLIGGAAIKRQIDKLREHPQLIVGTPGRIRELIGLRKLKMHEVSTIVLDEADQMFQLSGAGEVTKIVSSALRSRQLVMLSATIGPETKALANREMKNPAEVGIAPGVMTAESLEHHYVVTEERNKIDMLRRVIRHYNPDKAIVFVNATDDIAEVEAKLNHLGLTAAALYGDADKVTRSNVLSRFREGKFRVLVASDVAARGLDIENLSLVVSFDPAFDSEHYVHRAGRTGRMGKRGLSVTIVTEQQTFIMRKFARELDIALEEREMVGGKVLAADEARSALNSGRGRNESSGQRRDGASPRSSKPQARTSGNAVVQPSTASSGQQPTKRLATIHTTEATSGEQQRDSERSVNPSAGARGGATPARSKRNSNAEREKNRKNKGAPKWLKDKTPRGDGQ; encoded by the coding sequence ATGAATAAAGCTTCTTTTGCGGCTATCGGCATTCAGGAAGACCTCGTTGCCCGATTGTCGGAATTCGGTATTAACGCCCCATCCCCGGTACAAGAGCAGACGATTCCACTTCTGCTGGAGGGAAGAGATGTTATTGCTGCTTCCCAGACTGGAACGGGTAAAACCTTGGCCTATCTGTTGCCTCTGCTTCAAACGATTAACCCGGAGCAGAAGGTGGTCCAAAAGCTGGTGCTTGCCCCTACACAGGAGCTGGCAATGCAAATCTTACGTGAGGCGGAACGTTATGGCGAGCATCGTGGGATTCGAGTAATGGGTCTCATTGGCGGGGCAGCTATCAAACGCCAGATCGACAAATTGCGTGAGCATCCACAGCTCATCGTAGGAACCCCCGGCCGGATCCGGGAGCTGATTGGACTTCGCAAGCTGAAGATGCATGAGGTCAGCACGATTGTTCTAGATGAAGCGGACCAAATGTTTCAGCTGAGCGGTGCCGGCGAGGTAACGAAAATCGTTAGCAGTGCGCTGCGTTCGCGCCAGCTCGTTATGCTGTCAGCAACCATTGGACCGGAGACGAAGGCATTAGCTAATCGTGAAATGAAGAACCCGGCAGAGGTCGGAATTGCTCCCGGTGTAATGACTGCTGAGAGTTTAGAGCATCATTATGTTGTAACGGAAGAACGCAACAAAATAGACATGCTGCGCCGGGTCATCCGTCACTACAATCCAGATAAAGCGATTGTGTTCGTGAATGCTACAGATGATATTGCAGAGGTAGAAGCTAAGCTGAACCATCTTGGACTAACCGCAGCGGCACTTTACGGCGATGCTGATAAGGTAACGCGCAGTAATGTATTGTCTCGTTTCCGCGAAGGAAAGTTCCGTGTGCTTGTTGCCAGTGATGTGGCTGCCCGAGGACTGGATATTGAGAATTTGTCACTGGTAGTTAGCTTCGATCCTGCCTTTGATTCCGAGCATTATGTACACCGTGCTGGTCGTACGGGTCGGATGGGAAAACGCGGGTTATCCGTAACGATTGTGACAGAGCAGCAGACCTTTATTATGCGTAAATTCGCTCGTGAACTGGATATTGCCCTTGAAGAGCGGGAGATGGTCGGTGGCAAGGTGCTCGCAGCAGATGAAGCGCGCAGCGCTTTGAATAGTGGACGGGGACGGAATGAGAGCAGTGGACAACGTCGCGATGGAGCTTCTCCGCGTAGCAGCAAACCACAGGCGCGAACATCTGGCAATGCAGTCGTTCAGCCGTCTACAGCTAGCTCAGGGCAGCAACCTACCAAAAGACTGGCTACGATTCATACAACTGAGGCAACAAGCGGAGAACAACAGCGCGATTCGGAGCGCAGCGTGAATCCTTCCGCAGGCGCGCGCGGAGGTGCCACTCCTGCACGGAGTAAGCGCAACAGCAATGCAGAACGTGAGAAGAACCGTAAGAATAAGGGAGCGCCAAAGTGGTTGAAAGACAAAACTCCGAGAGGTGACGGTCAATGA
- a CDS encoding ABC transporter permease — MDLKELRRTRRGRFMGSMLPYVGYIIQSGVAMVFLFVLIVFSAWYTSLLQNVPEGIPIRWIMLAILLPAAVHSSFRTYLQTPDTIFLLPQGHRMKEYFAPSWVSGNVWKIIRLLFVLITLWPLYIRTDESPKRLLFTILILIAVKLIASYGLWKEVAMLSRPMAGVYTFLRWAVGGLIIAAWLWQPVGSSLIFMVLLAAAYLVALSVPARHAVPWERLIAMEKNQGGRALMVLGWFVDVPGREQRVYPRRYLSKWGARLPWRKDTAYRYLLTKSFARGDIFGIIMRISVLALLLNWLNRDSYFGTAIYLFFLFIIGVQLSALRKLHSESFWLTVYPFPEGSKADNTTQFVFRAHLVVALILGLPFLASIGDRLLPVIGTFVAGVLVSFLFKGYLSRKAARMNDEDL, encoded by the coding sequence ATGGATTTGAAAGAGCTGCGGCGCACGCGGCGAGGTCGATTCATGGGAAGTATGCTTCCTTATGTGGGATATATCATTCAAAGCGGCGTAGCTATGGTCTTCCTTTTCGTGCTGATTGTCTTCTCGGCTTGGTATACATCGCTGTTACAGAATGTGCCTGAAGGTATTCCCATTCGCTGGATTATGCTTGCAATACTGCTGCCTGCGGCAGTACACAGCAGCTTCCGAACCTATTTGCAGACCCCGGATACGATCTTTCTGTTGCCACAGGGTCACCGGATGAAGGAATATTTCGCACCTTCGTGGGTGAGTGGAAATGTATGGAAGATTATTCGATTGTTATTTGTACTCATTACTCTTTGGCCGTTGTACATACGTACAGATGAGTCTCCTAAGCGATTGTTATTTACAATATTGATTCTGATAGCTGTGAAGCTGATCGCGAGCTATGGCTTATGGAAAGAGGTAGCTATGCTGTCGCGTCCGATGGCAGGTGTGTATACTTTCTTACGCTGGGCGGTTGGAGGATTAATCATTGCCGCTTGGTTGTGGCAGCCAGTCGGCTCAAGTCTGATATTTATGGTGCTATTAGCAGCGGCCTATCTTGTTGCACTGTCCGTACCAGCACGTCACGCCGTGCCTTGGGAAAGACTAATTGCAATGGAAAAAAATCAGGGCGGACGTGCTCTGATGGTTCTGGGCTGGTTCGTGGATGTGCCGGGTCGTGAGCAACGGGTGTATCCTCGTCGCTATCTATCCAAATGGGGCGCTCGGCTGCCTTGGCGAAAGGATACGGCTTACCGCTATTTGCTGACCAAAAGCTTCGCCCGGGGAGATATTTTCGGAATCATTATGCGGATTTCGGTGTTGGCCCTGCTTCTGAATTGGTTGAACCGTGACAGTTACTTCGGTACCGCCATCTATTTGTTCTTCCTGTTCATTATTGGAGTACAATTGTCGGCACTACGCAAATTGCATAGTGAGTCTTTTTGGCTGACAGTGTATCCCTTTCCAGAAGGCAGTAAGGCGGATAACACGACACAATTCGTATTCCGCGCACACCTGGTAGTGGCATTGATTCTTGGTTTGCCTTTCTTAGCCTCTATAGGTGACCGACTACTCCCAGTGATTGGTACATTTGTAGCAGGGGTTTTGGTATCCTTTCTGTTTAAGGGATACTTGTCCCGCAAAGCCGCACGGATGAATGATGAGGATTTGTAG
- a CDS encoding SDR family oxidoreductase: MVLKDKVVVITGASSGIGALTAQMLSKKGAIPVLVARSEAKLKETAAGIPGVFGLYTCDVTDADGVQETFAQILATYGRIDILLNNAGYGKFAAFTEMEPHEFDDMMDVNYMGIVRCTKAVVPHMLERGSGQIVNVASMAGKIGTAKSVAYTATKHAVLGFTNALRQELRKSGIVVSAVNPGPIATDFFKTADPSGNYEKSVARMMMTPEHVSSKIVKVMETGKEEMDLPGLAGFGIRLYGLFPRLADKLTYNAMNRK, translated from the coding sequence ATGGTACTCAAAGATAAGGTGGTTGTGATTACAGGAGCGTCAAGTGGCATTGGTGCATTAACCGCACAAATGCTTAGTAAGAAGGGTGCTATTCCCGTTCTAGTGGCACGTTCCGAAGCGAAGCTGAAAGAAACAGCGGCCGGTATCCCGGGCGTTTTTGGACTGTATACATGCGATGTAACAGATGCGGATGGAGTTCAGGAGACCTTTGCTCAAATTTTAGCGACTTACGGCAGAATTGATATTTTACTAAATAACGCCGGGTACGGTAAATTCGCCGCTTTTACAGAGATGGAGCCTCATGAGTTTGATGATATGATGGATGTTAACTACATGGGGATTGTTCGCTGTACGAAGGCTGTAGTTCCACATATGCTAGAGCGGGGAAGCGGCCAGATCGTAAATGTGGCTTCCATGGCAGGGAAGATCGGCACAGCCAAATCTGTCGCCTATACAGCGACTAAGCATGCAGTTCTTGGATTCACGAATGCGCTCCGACAGGAGCTTCGGAAGAGTGGGATTGTTGTCTCGGCTGTGAACCCTGGCCCCATTGCCACGGACTTTTTCAAAACGGCTGACCCTTCCGGAAACTATGAAAAGAGCGTAGCTCGAATGATGATGACGCCAGAGCATGTCTCTTCCAAGATTGTGAAGGTCATGGAGACTGGCAAAGAAGAGATGGATCTTCCGGGTCTAGCAGGGTTTGGTATTCGGCTTTACGGTCTATTTCCTCGCTTGGCGGACAAGCTTACTTATAATGCGATGAACAGAAAATAG
- a CDS encoding YjcZ family sporulation protein, which produces MSEEVRGGFNGCCGGGPFTSTGAILVLFILLVIITRSFWV; this is translated from the coding sequence ATGAGCGAAGAAGTAAGAGGCGGATTTAACGGTTGTTGTGGAGGCGGCCCTTTCACAAGCACTGGTGCCATTCTGGTTCTCTTTATCCTGTTGGTTATCATCACTCGTTCTTTCTGGGTTTAA
- a CDS encoding LysR family transcriptional regulator: MNISQLDTLITISKTMSFRKAGELLNLTQPAVSAQIKSLEEEFKTQLVDRNQPVTLTDKGKVFLEHAEQIVTIVEELKERLMDLEDNPQGHIILGTTTSIAIQILPRILSYFKDQFPHIKTSISSMSSSQIYQHVENGIVDVGIGYLIGRSPSMTTSILYYDTFELVVSPRHPLAQVKTAGIEALGKIPLILLSPDTVGRKFADEVFAKHGIQPHVIMELTSSEEVKRMVELDLGAAIISKQSVTAEVRAGSLKIVPIIELEVTHPVGVITKSGKYVNSAMRQFLSDLKGMPETQFIGSE; encoded by the coding sequence ATGAACATCAGCCAGCTGGATACACTTATAACGATCTCCAAAACGATGAGCTTTCGCAAAGCCGGAGAACTGCTTAATTTGACCCAGCCAGCGGTTTCAGCACAAATCAAGAGCCTTGAAGAAGAGTTCAAGACACAGTTGGTTGACCGAAATCAGCCTGTTACGTTAACTGATAAAGGAAAAGTATTTCTGGAGCATGCGGAACAAATTGTGACGATTGTTGAGGAACTTAAGGAAAGACTTATGGATCTTGAAGATAATCCCCAAGGCCATATCATTCTCGGTACAACGACCTCTATCGCCATTCAGATTTTACCGCGTATTTTGTCCTATTTTAAAGACCAGTTCCCTCATATCAAAACATCCATTTCTTCAATGTCCTCGTCTCAAATTTATCAACATGTCGAGAACGGAATCGTCGATGTAGGCATTGGCTATTTAATCGGACGTAGTCCGAGCATGACAACTTCCATTCTGTATTATGATACGTTCGAGTTGGTGGTCTCACCTAGACACCCCTTAGCTCAAGTGAAAACCGCAGGTATAGAAGCCCTAGGCAAAATCCCGCTAATTCTGCTCTCACCGGATACAGTGGGCCGTAAATTTGCTGATGAGGTATTCGCCAAGCATGGCATTCAACCACATGTAATTATGGAACTGACCAGCAGCGAGGAAGTGAAACGGATGGTAGAGCTCGATTTGGGCGCAGCCATTATTTCCAAGCAGTCAGTGACCGCTGAGGTTCGAGCGGGTTCCCTCAAAATTGTGCCTATTATTGAATTAGAAGTCACGCATCCTGTAGGAGTCATAACAAAGTCTGGGAAATACGTGAACTCTGCCATGAGACAGTTTCTTAGTGACCTCAAAGGTATGCCAGAGACACAATTTATTGGGTCTGAGTAA
- a CDS encoding pyridoxamine 5'-phosphate oxidase family protein, giving the protein MRRKEFQVDQEEELVSFLNGMSFGFLGTSDEQGQPRVTPLNFVYTDGCFYFHGSHAGGKMKAIRNQQKVCFTVADEYALIPSYFSDQEMACPATAYFKSVTAYGTAEPVEDISEKAIVLSLFMKKLQPEGGYDPIDAEDPRYRPRLKGVAVVRITPDEITAKFKFGQNLKEEERSGVISGLSERNQPRDEETIAMMKKYCPYHSE; this is encoded by the coding sequence ATGCGCAGAAAAGAATTTCAAGTAGATCAGGAGGAAGAATTGGTCTCTTTTCTAAACGGAATGAGCTTCGGTTTTCTCGGGACAAGTGATGAACAGGGGCAACCGCGGGTGACACCGCTGAATTTTGTATATACAGATGGGTGTTTCTATTTCCACGGCAGTCATGCTGGCGGCAAAATGAAGGCGATTCGCAATCAGCAGAAGGTCTGCTTTACTGTAGCGGATGAGTATGCACTGATTCCGTCTTATTTTAGCGACCAAGAGATGGCCTGCCCAGCAACCGCGTATTTTAAAAGTGTTACCGCCTACGGTACAGCCGAGCCCGTCGAAGACATTAGCGAAAAAGCAATCGTACTCTCCTTATTTATGAAAAAACTCCAGCCCGAGGGCGGCTATGATCCCATTGATGCAGAAGATCCTAGGTACCGTCCCCGTCTAAAGGGAGTCGCGGTTGTGCGCATTACCCCTGATGAGATCACTGCGAAGTTTAAGTTTGGCCAGAATTTGAAAGAAGAAGAGCGCTCTGGAGTCATTTCCGGCCTGTCTGAAAGAAATCAGCCACGTGATGAAGAAACCATAGCGATGATGAAAAAGTATTGCCCCTACCACTCCGAATAA
- a CDS encoding chemotaxis protein CheX translates to MKAEVINPFLESARTVIEQVIQVSPSTGNLGIKEIELIDNHIWIQVGMTGQLSGDIIFGIAEQVALRMVSIMMGGYVITEMDEMGQSAISELGNMISGNASTILYNQGVTVDISPPQIMKLESMSFLPRRALSIPLLMDGVGEMDIQVMIS, encoded by the coding sequence ATGAAAGCAGAAGTAATTAATCCGTTTTTAGAGTCTGCACGGACAGTTATAGAACAAGTGATTCAGGTCTCGCCTTCCACTGGGAATTTAGGTATTAAAGAAATTGAACTGATCGATAATCATATATGGATTCAAGTGGGAATGACTGGTCAGCTGAGCGGAGATATTATATTTGGTATCGCGGAGCAGGTAGCCTTGCGAATGGTATCAATTATGATGGGCGGCTATGTGATTACGGAGATGGATGAGATGGGTCAGAGTGCAATTTCAGAGCTGGGGAATATGATCAGTGGGAATGCCAGTACGATTCTATATAATCAGGGAGTTACGGTAGATATAAGCCCACCTCAAATTATGAAGCTAGAGAGCATGTCTTTTTTACCTCGCAGAGCGCTTAGTATTCCGTTATTGATGGATGGGGTCGGAGAGATGGATATTCAGGTGATGATCTCTTAG
- a CDS encoding aminotransferase class I/II-fold pyridoxal phosphate-dependent enzyme, protein MNPLAGQLNESIKAGNEHVFDMLSTLGKEIYFPKEGILSQSAEAGAHAKKYNATIGIATEGGVPMHLGVIQDKLSAYNPKDLYSYAPPAGKPELRTVWREKMLRENPSLEGKSFSNPVVTNALTHGLSIVADLFAEPGDAIIYPDKNWENYELTFGIRRHGETVNYPLFTEEMTFNSAGLEAALLAQKERGKAIVLLNFPNNPTGYTPGIKEGDEIVAAILRAAEEGINVVVVSDDAYFGLFFEDSLKESLFGKLAHLHPRVLPIKIDGATKEEFVWGFRVGFITYASEDKELLAALEQKTLGIIRATISSGSHPSQTFVLDALKSPQFEEQKEEKFQIMKGRANKVKALLDSGKYGDDVWTYYPFNSGYFMCLKLHTVSAEALRLHLIHNYGLGTIALGETDLRIAFSCIEEEQLEDLFDLVYAGVRDLEKA, encoded by the coding sequence ATGAATCCACTGGCTGGACAATTGAACGAAAGCATTAAAGCGGGAAATGAACATGTTTTTGATATGCTCTCTACGCTTGGCAAAGAAATTTATTTTCCTAAGGAGGGCATTCTGAGCCAATCCGCTGAAGCAGGCGCTCACGCTAAGAAATACAATGCAACCATCGGTATTGCTACCGAAGGTGGCGTGCCTATGCACCTCGGCGTCATTCAGGATAAACTCTCTGCCTACAATCCAAAGGATCTGTATAGCTACGCTCCACCAGCAGGGAAACCAGAGTTACGTACCGTATGGCGGGAAAAAATGCTGCGCGAAAACCCTTCACTCGAAGGGAAATCCTTCAGTAATCCTGTTGTGACCAACGCCCTGACTCATGGGCTTAGCATTGTCGCTGACCTCTTCGCAGAGCCAGGCGACGCGATTATCTACCCAGATAAGAACTGGGAAAACTATGAACTAACCTTCGGAATCCGCCGTCATGGGGAGACCGTTAACTATCCACTTTTCACAGAAGAAATGACATTTAACAGTGCGGGTCTTGAAGCAGCGCTACTGGCTCAAAAAGAACGCGGAAAAGCGATCGTGCTGCTGAACTTCCCTAACAATCCTACAGGATATACTCCAGGGATTAAGGAAGGCGATGAAATCGTCGCAGCTATCCTTCGTGCGGCTGAGGAAGGCATTAATGTGGTTGTCGTCAGTGATGATGCATATTTCGGACTTTTCTTTGAGGATTCATTAAAAGAATCGTTGTTCGGTAAGCTTGCTCATCTGCACCCACGTGTGCTTCCAATCAAGATTGACGGTGCGACCAAAGAAGAATTCGTCTGGGGCTTCCGTGTTGGCTTTATCACTTATGCCTCGGAAGACAAGGAGCTGCTAGCTGCTTTGGAGCAAAAAACACTGGGCATCATTCGCGCTACCATTTCCAGCGGTTCACATCCATCGCAGACCTTCGTACTGGACGCATTGAAATCTCCACAATTCGAAGAGCAGAAGGAAGAGAAGTTCCAAATCATGAAAGGCCGTGCGAATAAAGTAAAAGCGCTGCTTGATAGCGGCAAATACGGCGATGATGTATGGACGTATTATCCTTTTAACTCCGGCTACTTCATGTGTCTGAAGCTTCATACTGTTTCGGCTGAAGCCCTCAGGCTTCACCTGATCCATAATTATGGATTGGGCACTATCGCTCTCGGAGAAACAGATCTGCGTATTGCTTTCTCTTGTATCGAAGAAGAACAGCTGGAAGATCTATTTGATCTTGTATACGCAGGCGTTCGTGATCTGGAAAAAGCTTAG